One genomic segment of Ipomoea triloba cultivar NCNSP0323 chromosome 9, ASM357664v1 includes these proteins:
- the LOC116030873 gene encoding probable E3 ubiquitin ligase SUD1 isoform X1, whose translation MEIAPAAPASNDGGSGIATAAASSSSSSSSFSVDAIKGTTGTASSASSSASTMLPDAANKNSGATGSAFKYDDDEEEEDVCRICRNPGDADNPLRYPCACSGSIKYVHQDCLLQWLNHSNARQCEVCKHAFSFSPVYAENAPARLPFQEFIVGMAMKACHVLQFFLRLSFVLSVWLLIIPFITFWIWRLAFVRSFGEAQRLFLSHISTTVILTDCLHGFLLSASIVFIFLGATSLRDYFRHLRELGGQDADREDEGDRNAVQARRPPGQANRNFAGEGNGEDANGAQGIAGAGQIVRRNAENAAARWEMQAAHLEAHVEQMFDGLDDADGAEDVPFDELVGMQGPVFHLVENAFTVLASNMIFLGVVIFVPFSLGRIILYYLTWLLSSATSPVLSTVMPLTETALSLANITLKSAMTAVANLTSDNQENSLLGQVAEMMKSNATGLNEVSGNLSTVVSADLLKGASIGASRLSDVTTLAVGYMFIFSLVFFYLGVVALIRYTRGEPLTLGRFYGIASIAETIPSLFRQFVAAMRHLMTMIKVAFLLVIELGVFPLMCGWWLDVCTIRMFGKSITQRVEFFSISPLASSLIHWVVGIVYMLQISIFVSLLRGVLRNGVLYFLRDPADPNYNPFRDLIDDPVHKHARRVLLSVAVYGSLIVMLVFLPVKLAMRMAPTIFPLDISVSDPFTEIPADMLLFQICIPFAIEHFKLRTTIKSLLRYWFTAVGWSLGLTEFLLPRPEDNSGQENGNGDQGRQNRVHGQVGGQDRALVGLAPDDLNRIRHATTINGNSVDEDDGDEQTDSDRYGFVLRIVLLLVVAWMTLLIFNSALIIVPISLGRALFNSLPLLPITHGIKCNDLYAFVIGSYAIWTALAGARYCVDHIRSRSATVLIALIWKWCGIVLKSSALLSIWILVIPVLIGLLFELLVIVPMRVPIDESPVFLLYQDWALGLIFLKIWTRLVMLDQMMPLVDDSWRTKFERVRQDGFSRLQGFWVLREIVVPIIMKLLTALCVPYVLARGVFPILGYPLVVNSAVYRFAWLGCLGFSLLWFCAKRFHVWFTNLHNSIRDDRYLIGRRLHNYGEDIVEKQNEEGVSQEAQNAPLIQDDQQAADIGIRQRNAFRQDT comes from the exons ATGGAGATCGCACCGGCGGCGCCAGCGTCTAACGACGGTGGAAGCGGGATTGCCACCGCCGCtgcttcctcctcctcctcctcctcttccttcTCGGTCGATGCAATCAAGGGGACTACCGGCACCGCTTCTTCTGCGTCTTCCTCCGCCTCAACGATGCTGCCGGACGCGGCGAATAAAAATAGTGGCGCTACTGGTTCAGCTTTCAAGTATGACGACGACGAAGAGGAGGAGGACGTTTGCCGGATCTGTCGGAACCCCGGTGACGCCGATAACCCTCTCCGTTATCCCTGTGCGTGCAGCGGCAGTATTAAATATGTCCACCAGGATTGCCTTCTTCAGTGGCTCAATCACAGCAACGCTCGCCAATGCGAG GTATGCAAACATGCCTTTTCTTTCTCTCCCGTTTATGCTGAGAATGCTCCAGCCAGGCTTCCTTTTCAGGAATTTATTGTTGGGATGGCTATGAAGGCATGCCATGTCCTGCAATTTTTCCTGCGCCTTAGCTTTGTACTTTCTGTTTGGCTTCTAATCATTCCTTTCATAACATTCTGGATATGGCGTTTGGCGTTTGTTAGAAGTTTTGGTGAAGCTCAGAGGCTATTCTTAAGTCATATATCTACGACAGTTATTCTTACTGACTGCCTGCATGGGTTCCTCCTCTCTGCAAgcattgtctttatttttcttgGGGCAACTTCACTGAGGGATTACTTCAGACATTTACGAGAACTTGGGGGACAGGATGCTGACAGGGAAGATGAAGGTGATAGAAATGCAGTCCAAGCTCGAAGACCTCCTGGTCAAGCTAACAGAAATTTTGCTGGTGAAGGAAATGGTGAAGATGCCAATGGAGCTCAAGGAATTGCAGGAGCTGGTCAGATTGTCAGAAGAAATGCAGAGAATGCTGCTGCCCGTTGGGAGATGCAGGCAGCACATCTTGAGGCTCATGTTGAACAGATGTTTGATGGTTTAGATGATGCTGATGGTGCGGAGGATGTACCTTTTGATGAGCTTGTTGGCATGCAGGGGCCTGTCTTTCATCTGGTTGAAAATGCATTCACT GTACTTGCTAGCAATATGATATTCCTTGGGGTTGTAATTTTCGTCCCTTTTTCACTGGGACGGATTATACTCTATTATTTGACATGGCTCTTGTCTTCTGCCACCAGTCCAGTATTGTCAACTGTCATGCCTCTTACTGAAACAGCACTTTCCTTGGCTAATATCACTTTAAAGAGTGCTATGACTGCTGTTGCAAACTTGACGTCTGACAACCAGGAGAATAGTTTGCTTGGCCAAGTAGCAGAAATGATGAAATCAAATGCCACAGGATTAAACGAAGTGTCAGGCAACCTCAGTACAGTAGTTTCAGCTGATCTTTTGAAAGGGGCATCTATTGGGGCATCGCGACTTTCTGATGTTACCACTCTTGCTGTTggatatatgtttatattttctcTGGTCTTTTTCTATCTTGGAGTTGTTGCTTTAATTCGGTACACTAGAGGAGAACCTTTGACATTGGGGAGATTTTATGGAATTGCTTCCATTGCAGAAACTATTCCTTCCCTATTCAGGCAATTTGTGGCAGCAATGAGACATCTGATGACTATGATCAAGGTTGCTTTTCTTCTGGTAATTGAACTTGGGGTCTTCCCTTTGATGTGTGGATGGTGGCTGGATGTTTGTACCATAAGAATGTTTGGGAAGTCAATCACACAAAGAGTTGAGTTCTTTTCAATTTCTCCATTGGCAAGCTCATTGATTCATTGGGTTGTAGGGATCGTCTACATGCTACAAATAAGCATCTTTGTTAGTCTTCTCCGAGGG GTTTTGCGTAATGGGGTTCTCTACTTCCTTCGAGATCCAGCTGATCCGAACTATAATCCATTCAGGGATCTCATTGATGATCCTGTGCATAAGCATGCTCGGAGAGTTCTTCTATCTGTGGCTGTTTATGGCAGTTTGATTGTGATGCTTGTATTTTTACCTGTAAAACTTGCCATGCGAATGGCTCCCACTATTTTTCCTCTTGATATTTC TGTGTCAGATCCATTTACTGAAATCCCTGCTGACATGCTTCTCTTTCAAATCTGCATTCCTTTTGCCATTGAGCATTTTAAATTGCGGACAACAATCAAGTCTCTTCTCCGATATTGGTTTACTGCTGTGGGTTGGTCCCTTGGCTTAACTGAGTTCTTATTGCCTAGACCTGAGGATAATAGTGGGCAAGAGAATGGAAATGGTGACCAAGGCAGGCAGAACAGGGTGCATGGGCAGGTAGGTGGACAAGATCGGGCACTTGTGGGACTTGCTCCTGATGATTTGAACAGAATTAGACATGCCACAACAATTAATGGCAATTCTGTTGATGAGGATGATGGTGATGAACAAACTGATTCAGA CAGGTATGGCTTTGTGCTTCGGATTGTGTTGCTGCTGGTTGTGGCTTGGATGACTTTGCTTATATTCAATTCTGCCCTGATAATTGTCCCAATTTCACTTGGACGAGCACTCTTCAATTCCCTTCCACTTCTGCCAATTACGCATGGAATCAAGTGCAATG ATTTATATGCATTTGTTATTGGAAGTTATGCTATTTGGACTGCCTTAGCTGGAGCTAGGTACTGTGTCGACCACATTAGGTCAAGAAGTGCTACAGTTCTTATTGCCCTAATTTGGAAATGGTGTGGCATTGTCCTAAAGAGTTCTGCATTGCTCTCAATATGG ATCTTAGTCATCCCGGTATTAATTGGACTGCTCTTTGAACTTTTGGTGATTGTGCCAATGCGAGTGCCTATAGATGAAAGTCCAGTTTTCCTCTTGTATCAGGACTGGGCTCTTGGGCTAATCTTTCTGAAGATCTGGACTAGGCTG GTTATGCTGGATCAGATGATGCCTTTGGTGGATGACAGTTGGCGAACAAAATTTGAGAGGGTGAGGCAAGATGGATTCTCTCGGCTGCAGGGATTTTGGGTCCTGCGTGAGATTGTTGTTCCGATTATCATGAAGCTTCTTACAGCACTGTGTGTTCCATATGTCTTAGCAAGGGGAGTTTTCCCAATACTTGGTTACCCTTTGGTGGTTAACTCTGCTGTTTATCGGTTTGCTTGGTTGGGATGCCTTGGCTTTAGTCTGTTGTGGTTCTGTGCCAAGCGGTTCCATGTATGGTTTACCAACCTCCATAATTCAATCAGGGATGACCGCTATTTGATTGGTCGCAGGCTTCACAATTATGGTGAAGATATTGTAGAGAAGCAGAATGAAGAGGGGGTGTCCCAAGAAGCACAAAATGCTCCATTGATTCAAGATGACCAGCAGGCTGCAGACATAGGTATTAGACAGAGAAATGCATTCAGGCAAGATACTTAA
- the LOC116030873 gene encoding probable E3 ubiquitin ligase SUD1 isoform X2, whose protein sequence is MEIAPAAPASNDGGSGIATAAASSSSSSSSFSVDAIKGTTGTASSASSSASTMLPDAANKNSGATGSAFKYDDDEEEEDVCRICRNPGDADNPLRYPCACSGSIKYVHQDCLLQWLNHSNARQCEVCKHAFSFSPVYAENAPARLPFQEFIVGMAMKACHVLQFFLRLSFVLSVWLLIIPFITFWIWRLAFVRSFGEAQRLFLSHISTTVILTDCLHGFLLSASIVFIFLGATSLRDYFRHLRELGGQDADREDEGDRNAVQARRPPGQANRNFAGEGNGEDANGAQGIAGAGQIVRRNAENAAARWEMQAAHLEAHVEQMFDGLDDADGAEDVPFDELVGMQGPVFHLVENAFTVLASNMIFLGVVIFVPFSLGRIILYYLTWLLSSATSPVLSTVMPLTETALSLANITLKSAMTAVANLTSDNQENSLLGQVAEMMKSNATGLNEVSGNLSTVVSADLLKGASIGASRLSDVTTLAVGYMFIFSLVFFYLGVVALIRYTRGEPLTLGRFYGIASIAETIPSLFRQFVAAMRHLMTMIKVAFLLVIELGVFPLMCGWWLDVCTIRMFGKSITQRVEFFSISPLASSLIHWVVGIVYMLQISIFVSLLRGVLRNGVLYFLRDPADPNYNPFRDLIDDPVHKHARRVLLSVAVYGSLIVMLVFLPVKLAMRMAPTIFPLDISVSDPFTEIPADMLLFQICIPFAIEHFKLRTTIKSLLRYWFTAVGWSLGLTEFLLPRPEDNSGQENGNGDQGRQNRVHGQVGGQDRALVGLAPDDLNRIRHATTINGNSVDEDDGDEQTDSEYGFVLRIVLLLVVAWMTLLIFNSALIIVPISLGRALFNSLPLLPITHGIKCNDLYAFVIGSYAIWTALAGARYCVDHIRSRSATVLIALIWKWCGIVLKSSALLSIWILVIPVLIGLLFELLVIVPMRVPIDESPVFLLYQDWALGLIFLKIWTRLVMLDQMMPLVDDSWRTKFERVRQDGFSRLQGFWVLREIVVPIIMKLLTALCVPYVLARGVFPILGYPLVVNSAVYRFAWLGCLGFSLLWFCAKRFHVWFTNLHNSIRDDRYLIGRRLHNYGEDIVEKQNEEGVSQEAQNAPLIQDDQQAADIGIRQRNAFRQDT, encoded by the exons ATGGAGATCGCACCGGCGGCGCCAGCGTCTAACGACGGTGGAAGCGGGATTGCCACCGCCGCtgcttcctcctcctcctcctcctcttccttcTCGGTCGATGCAATCAAGGGGACTACCGGCACCGCTTCTTCTGCGTCTTCCTCCGCCTCAACGATGCTGCCGGACGCGGCGAATAAAAATAGTGGCGCTACTGGTTCAGCTTTCAAGTATGACGACGACGAAGAGGAGGAGGACGTTTGCCGGATCTGTCGGAACCCCGGTGACGCCGATAACCCTCTCCGTTATCCCTGTGCGTGCAGCGGCAGTATTAAATATGTCCACCAGGATTGCCTTCTTCAGTGGCTCAATCACAGCAACGCTCGCCAATGCGAG GTATGCAAACATGCCTTTTCTTTCTCTCCCGTTTATGCTGAGAATGCTCCAGCCAGGCTTCCTTTTCAGGAATTTATTGTTGGGATGGCTATGAAGGCATGCCATGTCCTGCAATTTTTCCTGCGCCTTAGCTTTGTACTTTCTGTTTGGCTTCTAATCATTCCTTTCATAACATTCTGGATATGGCGTTTGGCGTTTGTTAGAAGTTTTGGTGAAGCTCAGAGGCTATTCTTAAGTCATATATCTACGACAGTTATTCTTACTGACTGCCTGCATGGGTTCCTCCTCTCTGCAAgcattgtctttatttttcttgGGGCAACTTCACTGAGGGATTACTTCAGACATTTACGAGAACTTGGGGGACAGGATGCTGACAGGGAAGATGAAGGTGATAGAAATGCAGTCCAAGCTCGAAGACCTCCTGGTCAAGCTAACAGAAATTTTGCTGGTGAAGGAAATGGTGAAGATGCCAATGGAGCTCAAGGAATTGCAGGAGCTGGTCAGATTGTCAGAAGAAATGCAGAGAATGCTGCTGCCCGTTGGGAGATGCAGGCAGCACATCTTGAGGCTCATGTTGAACAGATGTTTGATGGTTTAGATGATGCTGATGGTGCGGAGGATGTACCTTTTGATGAGCTTGTTGGCATGCAGGGGCCTGTCTTTCATCTGGTTGAAAATGCATTCACT GTACTTGCTAGCAATATGATATTCCTTGGGGTTGTAATTTTCGTCCCTTTTTCACTGGGACGGATTATACTCTATTATTTGACATGGCTCTTGTCTTCTGCCACCAGTCCAGTATTGTCAACTGTCATGCCTCTTACTGAAACAGCACTTTCCTTGGCTAATATCACTTTAAAGAGTGCTATGACTGCTGTTGCAAACTTGACGTCTGACAACCAGGAGAATAGTTTGCTTGGCCAAGTAGCAGAAATGATGAAATCAAATGCCACAGGATTAAACGAAGTGTCAGGCAACCTCAGTACAGTAGTTTCAGCTGATCTTTTGAAAGGGGCATCTATTGGGGCATCGCGACTTTCTGATGTTACCACTCTTGCTGTTggatatatgtttatattttctcTGGTCTTTTTCTATCTTGGAGTTGTTGCTTTAATTCGGTACACTAGAGGAGAACCTTTGACATTGGGGAGATTTTATGGAATTGCTTCCATTGCAGAAACTATTCCTTCCCTATTCAGGCAATTTGTGGCAGCAATGAGACATCTGATGACTATGATCAAGGTTGCTTTTCTTCTGGTAATTGAACTTGGGGTCTTCCCTTTGATGTGTGGATGGTGGCTGGATGTTTGTACCATAAGAATGTTTGGGAAGTCAATCACACAAAGAGTTGAGTTCTTTTCAATTTCTCCATTGGCAAGCTCATTGATTCATTGGGTTGTAGGGATCGTCTACATGCTACAAATAAGCATCTTTGTTAGTCTTCTCCGAGGG GTTTTGCGTAATGGGGTTCTCTACTTCCTTCGAGATCCAGCTGATCCGAACTATAATCCATTCAGGGATCTCATTGATGATCCTGTGCATAAGCATGCTCGGAGAGTTCTTCTATCTGTGGCTGTTTATGGCAGTTTGATTGTGATGCTTGTATTTTTACCTGTAAAACTTGCCATGCGAATGGCTCCCACTATTTTTCCTCTTGATATTTC TGTGTCAGATCCATTTACTGAAATCCCTGCTGACATGCTTCTCTTTCAAATCTGCATTCCTTTTGCCATTGAGCATTTTAAATTGCGGACAACAATCAAGTCTCTTCTCCGATATTGGTTTACTGCTGTGGGTTGGTCCCTTGGCTTAACTGAGTTCTTATTGCCTAGACCTGAGGATAATAGTGGGCAAGAGAATGGAAATGGTGACCAAGGCAGGCAGAACAGGGTGCATGGGCAGGTAGGTGGACAAGATCGGGCACTTGTGGGACTTGCTCCTGATGATTTGAACAGAATTAGACATGCCACAACAATTAATGGCAATTCTGTTGATGAGGATGATGGTGATGAACAAACTGATTCAGA GTATGGCTTTGTGCTTCGGATTGTGTTGCTGCTGGTTGTGGCTTGGATGACTTTGCTTATATTCAATTCTGCCCTGATAATTGTCCCAATTTCACTTGGACGAGCACTCTTCAATTCCCTTCCACTTCTGCCAATTACGCATGGAATCAAGTGCAATG ATTTATATGCATTTGTTATTGGAAGTTATGCTATTTGGACTGCCTTAGCTGGAGCTAGGTACTGTGTCGACCACATTAGGTCAAGAAGTGCTACAGTTCTTATTGCCCTAATTTGGAAATGGTGTGGCATTGTCCTAAAGAGTTCTGCATTGCTCTCAATATGG ATCTTAGTCATCCCGGTATTAATTGGACTGCTCTTTGAACTTTTGGTGATTGTGCCAATGCGAGTGCCTATAGATGAAAGTCCAGTTTTCCTCTTGTATCAGGACTGGGCTCTTGGGCTAATCTTTCTGAAGATCTGGACTAGGCTG GTTATGCTGGATCAGATGATGCCTTTGGTGGATGACAGTTGGCGAACAAAATTTGAGAGGGTGAGGCAAGATGGATTCTCTCGGCTGCAGGGATTTTGGGTCCTGCGTGAGATTGTTGTTCCGATTATCATGAAGCTTCTTACAGCACTGTGTGTTCCATATGTCTTAGCAAGGGGAGTTTTCCCAATACTTGGTTACCCTTTGGTGGTTAACTCTGCTGTTTATCGGTTTGCTTGGTTGGGATGCCTTGGCTTTAGTCTGTTGTGGTTCTGTGCCAAGCGGTTCCATGTATGGTTTACCAACCTCCATAATTCAATCAGGGATGACCGCTATTTGATTGGTCGCAGGCTTCACAATTATGGTGAAGATATTGTAGAGAAGCAGAATGAAGAGGGGGTGTCCCAAGAAGCACAAAATGCTCCATTGATTCAAGATGACCAGCAGGCTGCAGACATAGGTATTAGACAGAGAAATGCATTCAGGCAAGATACTTAA
- the LOC116030835 gene encoding CBS domain-containing protein CBSX1, chloroplastic-like — protein MAAVSNHLLPCALTHHSRPLPTPRRAVKCSVSSRRLYRRSESRSQAAVPSSAATNSRPPGDVQYTVGDFMTRKKDLHVVKPTTTVDEALEALVEKRVTGFPVIDDDWNLVGVVSDYDLLALDSISGGSQCDTNLFPDVNSSWKTFNEIQKLLSKTNGKVVGDLMTPNPLAVRQNTNLEDAARLLLKTKYRRLPVVDSDGKLVGIITRGNVVNAALQIKHSS, from the exons ATGGCCGCCGTTAGTAACCATCTCTTGCCGTGCGCACTTACTCACCATAGCCGCCCCCTTCCGACACCTCGCCGCGCCGTCAAATGTTCCGTTTCTAGCCGCCGGTTATATAGACGCTCGGAATCCCGCTCGCAGGCCGCCGTCCCTTCCTCCGCCGCCACCAATTCTCGGCCG CCAGGAGACGTACAGTACACTGTTGGAGATTTTATGACCAGGAAAAAGGATTTACATGTTGTGAAACCGACTACAACTGTTGACGAAG CGCTTGAGGCTCTCGTGGAGAAGAGAGTTACCGGATTTCCGGTGATAGATGACGATTGGAATTTG GTAGGTGTTGTATCAGATTATGACTTATTGGCACTTGATTCTATCTCAG GTGGTAGCCAATGTGATACAAACTTGTTTCCTGATGTTAATAGTTCTTGGAAG ACTTTCAATGAGATCCAGAAACTGTTAAGTAAAACTAATGGGAAAGTGGTTGGTGATCTTATGACACCAAATCCTCTTGCTGTTCGTCAGAACACTAACCTTGAGGATGCTGCAAG GTTGCTGCTTAAAACAAAGTACCGTCGACTCCCCGTTGTAGACAGTGATGGTAAACTG GTTGGAATTATTACAAGGGGCAATGTAGTTAATGCTGCTCTTCAAATAAAACACAGCTCTTAG
- the LOC116030250 gene encoding scopoletin glucosyltransferase-like, whose translation MGQLHVFFFPMMAHGHMIPTLDMAKLFASRGVKATIITTPLNQPVFSKAVDKYTKLGFQMEIRLLEFPAVEAGLPESCQRLDQVPGDDGLPRFFKACAMLQPSLEDLLQELRPDCIVADMFFPWATKAAAKFDIPRLIFHGTSYLALCAMQSLRVYKPFNDVTSDLELFNIPNLPHELKLTKLQVSPFERSEVENPMSEFMRRVRESEETSYGVIFNSFYELEPDYAEHYKNVLGRRAWSVGPLSLYNRDVEDKAQRGKKSAIDEHECLKWLDSKNPHSVVYICFGSVANFAPSQLHEMAMGIEASGMDFVWVIRNKREEDNGSEKWMPEGFEERTKGKGLIIRGWAPQVLILDHPSVGAFVTHCGWNSTLEGVSGGVPMVTWPVFAEQFVNEKLMTDILRTGTGVGSKEWKRVDSDGVKREAIAEAIKKVMISEESEEMRSRAKAMKDKAKKAIEEGGSSYLGLSFLLDELRAYHVKH comes from the coding sequence ATGGGTCAGCTTCATGTTTTCTTCTTCCCCATGATGGCTCATGGCCACATGATTCCTACTCTAGACATGGCTAAGCTCTTCGCTTCACGTGGCGTAAAGGCAACCATAATCACCACCCCTTTAAACCAACCCGTTTTCTCCAAAGCCGTAGATAAGTATACGAAGTTGGGGTTCCAAATGGAGATCCGTTTGTTGGAATTCCCCGCCGTCGAGGCTGGCTTGCCGGAAAGTTGCCAGCGTCTTGATCAAGTCCCCGGCGACGACGGCCTCCCCAGATTCTTCAAGGCCTGCGCTATGCTCCAACCGTCTCTTGAAGACCTCTTACAAGAGCTCCGTCCGGATTGCATCGTCGCCGATATGTTTTTCCCGTGGGCTACAAAAGCCGCCGCCAAGTTCGATATCCCAAGACTCATATTTCACGGGACCAGCTACTTGGCCTTGTGTGCTATGCAAAGCCTTAGAGTTTACAAGCCTTTCAATGATGTTACATCTGATTTGGAACTTTTTAATATTCCGAATCTCCCGCACGAGCTCAAACTCACCAAATTGCAAGTTTCCCCGTTCGAGCGCAGCGAGGTTGAGAATCCCATGTCGGAATTCATGAGGCGCGTTAGGGAATCGGAGGAGACGAGCTATGGGGTAATCTTCAACAGCTTCTATGAGCTGGAACCGGATTATGCAGAGCATTACAAGAATGTTCTGGGCAGAAGAGCGTGGTCAGTTGGGCCACTTTCCCTTTACAACAGAGACGTAGAAGATAAAGCTCAAAGAGGGAAGAAATCCGCAATCGACGAGCATGAATGCCTGAAATGGCTGGATTCCAAGAACCCCCATTCCGTGGTTTATATATGTTTCGGAAGCGTTGCAAATTTCGCTCCGTCTCAGCTCCACGAAATGGCAATGGGGATCGAGGCTTCAGGGATGGATTTCGTGTGGGTGATAAGAAAcaagagagaagaagacaacGGATCAGAGAAATGGATGCCAGAAGGATTCGAGGAGAGAACCAAAGGGAAAGGATTGATCATAAGAGGCTGGGCTCCCCAAGTTCTAATTCTTGACCACCCATCCGTGGGGGCATTCGTGACCCACTGCGGATGGAACTCGACGCTCGAGGGAGTGAGTGGGGGCGTGCCAATGGTGACATGGCCGGTTTTCGCCGAGCAGTTCGTGAATGAAAAACTAATGACTGATATTTTACGGACTGGAACCGGAGTTGGGTCAAAAGAGTGGAAGAGAGTAGACAGTGATGGTGTGAAGAGAGAAGCCATTGCAGAGGCAATCAAGAAAGTGATGATCAGTGAAGAATCGGAGGAAATGAGGAGCAGGGCAAAGGCAATGAAAGACAAGGCaaagaaggcaatcgaggaagGAGGATCATCTTACTTAGGGTTGAGCTTTTTGTTGGATGAACTCAGAGCTTACCATGTAAAACATTGA
- the LOC116029948 gene encoding scopoletin glucosyltransferase-like, translating into MGELHVLFFPFMAQGHMIPTLDMAKLFASRSVKATIITTPLNQPVFSKAVDKYSQLGLQIQIRLLQFPAVEVGLPEDCESADKIPSSDALPKFFKACAMLQKPLEDLLQELRPNCLVADMFFPWATEAAAKFDIPRLIFHGSSYLAMCATDSLRTHKPFNDVSSDLELFNIPNLPHELKLTRLQVSPMERSEIETPFTEILKRLTESEETSYGVIFNSFYELEPDYAEHYKNVLGRRAWSVGPLSLYNRDVEDKAQRGKKSAIDEHKCLEWLDSKNPHSVVYVCFGSVANFAPSQLHEMAMGIEASGMDFVWVIRNKREEDNGSEKWMPEGFEERTKGKGLIIRGWAPQVLILDHEAVGAFVTHCGWNSTLEGICGGVPMVTWPVFAEQFVNEKLMTDILGTGIGVGSKEWKRADSDGVKREAIAEAIKKVMIGEESEEMRSRAKAMKEKAKKAIEEGGSSYLGLSSLLDELRAYHAKH; encoded by the coding sequence ATGGGTGAGCTCCATGTTTTGTTCTTCCCCTTCATGGCTCAAGGCCACATGATTCCTACTCTAGATATGGCTAAGCTCTTCGCTTCTCGTAGCGTGAAGGCAACCATAATCACCACCCCTTTAAACCAGCCCGTTTTCTCCAAAGCCGTAGATAAGTATTCGCAGTTGGGATTGCAAATTCAGATCCGTTTGCTCCAATTCCCGGCCGTCGAGGTTGGCTTGCCGGAAGATTGCGAGAGCGCCGACAAAATCCCCTCTAGCGACGCACTCCCCAAGTTCTTCAAGGCCTGCGCTATGCTCCAAAAACCTCTCGAAGACCTCTTGCAAGAGCTCCGTCCAAATTGCCTCGTCGCCGATATGTTTTTCCCCTGGGCTACAGAGGCGGCGGCCAAGTTTGATATCCCAAGATTGATCTTTCATGGTTCCAGCTACTTGGCAATGTGTGCCACGGATAGCCTTAGAACTCACAAGCCTTTTAACGATGTTTCATCTGATTTGGAACTTTTTAATATTCCCAATCTTCCTCACGAGCTCAAACTCACCAGATTGCAAGTTTCTCCTATGGAACGCAGCGAAATTGAAACTCCCTTCACAGAAATCTTGAAACGCCTTACTGAATCAGAGGAGACAAGCTATGGGGTAATCTTCAACAGCTTCTATGAGTTGGAACCGGATTATGCAGAGCATTACAAGAATGTTCTGGGAAGAAGAGCATGGTCAGTTGGGCCACTTTCCCTATACAACAGGGACGTAGAAGATAAAGCTCAAAGAGGGAAGAAATCCGCAATCGACGAGCACAAATGCCTGGAATGGCTGGATTCCAAGAACCCCCATTCCGTGGTTTACGTCTGTTTCGGAAGCGTGGCAAATTTCGCTCCGTCTCAGCTCCACGAAATGGCAATGGGGATCGAGGCTTCGGGGATGGACTTCGTGTGGGTGATCAGAAAcaagagagaagaagacaacGGATCAGAGAAATGGATGCCGGAAGGATTCGAGGAGAGAACCAAAGGGAAAGGATTGATCATAAGAGGCTGGGCTCCCCAAGTTCTGATTCTTGACCACGAAGCCGTGGGAGCATTCGTGACTCATTGTGGATGGAACTCTACACTGGAGGGAATATGCGGGGGCGTGCCAATGGTGACCTGGCCGGTTTTCGCGGAGCAGTTCGTGAATGAAAAACTAATGACTGATATTTTAGGGACCGGAATCGGAGTTGGGTCGAAAGAGTGGAAGAGAGCAGACAGTGATGGTGTGAAGAGAGAAGCCATTGCAGAGGCAATCAAGAAAGTGATGATCGGTGAAGAATCGGAGGAGATGAGGAGCAGAGCAAAGGCAATGAAAGAAAAGGCaaagaaggcaatcgaggaagGAGGATCATCTTACTTAGGGTTGAGCTCTTTGTTGGATGAACTCAGAGCTTACCATGCAAAACATTGA